One window from the genome of Oryza glaberrima chromosome 3, OglaRS2, whole genome shotgun sequence encodes:
- the LOC127767488 gene encoding probable inactive receptor kinase At5g10020 yields the protein MRLLILCLSIWAASAAAAMAGTDMEAVLEFGRGIRQDSSGHRATPWNPTSALDSDGCPLDWHGVQCSNGQILSIAFDGAGLVGNVSLSALASMPMLQNLSLSNNKLVGVLPRDLGSMTSLQLLDLSNNMFSGQIPAELTKLANLGHLNLSSNGFGGALPLGLRNLRKLKYLDLRGNGFTGKLDDIFAELQSPVHVDLSCNRFSGSLISISDNSSVVSTLQYLNVSHNMLSGALFESDPMPLFDSLEVFDASYNMLEGNIPPFNFVISLKVLRLQNNNFSGSIPEALFRQTSMVLTELDLSCNQLTGPIRRVTSMNLKYLNLSSNSLQGTLPITFGSCSVVDLSRNMLSGNLSVIRTWGNYIETVDLTSNRLTGTWPNETTQFLRLTSLRISDNLLAGELPTVIGTYPELISIDLSLNQLHGPLPGNLFTAVKLTYLNLSGNSFAGTLPLPNSEAKSSTFIDLLVLPVQTSNLSFVDLSNNSLNGSLPSGIGALSGLALLNLCQNNFSGQIPREITKLKHLIYIDLSKNNFNGTIPEDLPDDLVEFNVSYNNLSGSVPSNLLKFPDSSFHPGNELLVLPHSASQNGPDSSGGGRRGMKRGILYALIVCVVVFVTGIIVLLLVHWKISSWKSSEKGTSQSKQPATVGECSQRQGEAPTPEMQEVSLESSSSTEYVGNPLPGKERQHEAQDVSVHADQIGSSSTLKDNMASLMPPLTSSPPDVRAQHQHSVLRVHSPDKMVGDLHLFDNLVVFTAEELSRAPAEIIGRSCHGTCYKATLDNGYALTVKWLKEGFAKSKKEFSREIKKLGTVKHPNLVSMRGYYWGPKEHERIIISDYVDSTSLSSFLSEFEERNIPPLSVDQRLNIAIDIAHCLDYLHNERVIPHGNLKSSNVLIQNASPSALVTDYSLHRLMTPIGMAEQVLNAGALGYSPPEFASSSKPCPSLKSDVYAFGVILLELLTGKIAGEIVCVNDGVVDLTDWVRMLAREERVSECYDRRIVEAHGSGGAPKALEDMLRIAIRCIRSASERPEIRTVFEDLSSLSS from the exons ATGCGGCTCCTGATATTGTGCTTATCGATTTGGGCTGCGTCTGCAGCCGCTGCCATGGCTGGTACAGACATGGAGGCAGTACTGGAGTTCGGCAGAGGCATCCGGCAAGACTCATCCGGTCATCGGGCCACTCCTTGGAACCCCACTAGCGCGTTGGATTCTGATGGCTGCCCTCTCGATTGGCATGGCGTGCAGTGCAGCAATGGCCAAATTCTGTCAATTGCATTTGATGGAGCTGGGCTTGTGGGTAATGTTAGCCTGTCGGCTCTTGCGAGTATGCCGATGCTTCAGAACTTGTCCCTGTCGAATAACAAACTGGTAGGCGTCTTGCCCCGTGATCTCGGGTCTATGACTTCTTTGCAGCTATTGGATCTTTCGAATAACATGTTCTCAGGTCAAATTCCGGCTGAATTGACTAAATTGGCTAATTTGGGACATCTCAATCTCTCTTCCAATGGTTTTGGTGGTGCATTGCCTTTGGGTCTCCGGAACTTAAGGAAACTGAAATATCTGGACCTTCGTGGCAATGGCTTTACTGGCAAATTGGATGACATATTTGCAGAATTACAGAGCCCGGTTCATGTTGATTTGAGCTGCAACCGGTTCTCGGGTTCATTGATATCAATATCTGACAACTCATCTGTGGTTAGCACACTTCAGTACTTGAATGTTAGCCACAATATGCTGTCAGGAGCATTATTTGAGAGTGATCCAATGCCTCTGTTTGATAGCCTGGAGGTGTTTGATGCAAGTTACAATATGCTTGAGGGCAATATTCCACCATTTAATTTTGTGATTTCCCTCAAGGTGTTGCGCTTGCAGAACAATAATTTTTCTGGGTCCATTCCAGAGGCGCTCTTTCGACAGACCTCCATGGTGTTGACTGAACTTGACCTCAGCTGCAATCAACTTACAG GTCCAATTAGACGTGTAACATCAATGAACTTAAAGTACCTGAATCTGTCATCCAACAGCCTTCAGGGAACTTTGCCCATCACATTTGGGAGCTGTTCAGTTGTTGATCTGAGTAGAAACATGCTTTCAGGGAACCTATCAGTTATCCGAACTTGGGGAAATTATATTGAGACGGTCGATTTGACCTCAAATCGGTTAACAGGAACATGGCCAAATGAGACAACCCAGTTTTTGAGGTTGACTTCGTTGAGGATTTCCGACAACTTGCTTGCAGGAGAACTACCAACTGTTATTGGAACTTATCCTGAGCTGATTTCCATCGACTTGAGTCTCAATCAGCTTCATGGACCATTGCCTGGAAATCTGTTTACAGCAGTCAAACTGACCTATCTAAATCTGTCAGGAAACAGCTTTGCAGGGACTCTTCCTCTTCCTAATTCTGAAGCAAAGAGCTCAACTTTTATAGACTTGTTAGTTCTCCCTGTACAAACTTCAAACCTCTCATTTGTTGATCTTTCAAACAATTCTTTGAATGGCTCACTGCCTTCGGGCATTGGTGCTTTGAGTGGATTGGCATTACTGAACCTTTGCCAAAACAACTTTTCGGGGCAAATTCCGAGAGAAATCACCAAGCTAAAGCATTTGATATACATTGACTTATCAAAAAACAATTTCAATGGTACCATACCCGAGGACCTCCCTGATGATCTTGTTGAGTTCAATGTCTCCTACAACAATCTATCTGGCTCAGTTCCAAGCAACTTGTTGAAATTTCCTGATTCATCTTTCCATCCAGGAAATGAGCTGCTTGTTCTTCCTCATTCTGCATCACAAAATGGCCCTGACAGTTCTGGAGGGGGGAGACGCGGTATGAAACGTGGAATTCTATATGCATTGATTGTATGTGTTGTAGTCTTTGTTACTGGGATTATTGTGCTTTTGCTTGTTCATTGGAAGATCTCTAGCTGGAAGAGTAGTGAAAAAGGAACTAGCCAAAGCAAACAACCCGCAACTGTAGGAGAATGTTCACAGAGACAAGGAGAAGCTCCAACACCAGAAATGCAAGAAGTATCACTagaatcatcatcatctacAGAGTATGTAGGTAATCCTTTACCTGGTAAGGAAAGACAGCATGAAGCACAAGATGTGTCAGTTCATGCTGATCAAATAGGCAGTAGCTCCACCCTTAAAGACAATATGGCATCTTTGATGCCTCCATTGACATCGTCACCTCCTGATGTGCGCGCGCAGCATCAGCACTCTGTCCTGAGAGTCCACTCTCCTGATAAAATGGTTGGGGATTTACATCTTTTTGACAATCTTGTAGTGTTCACGGCCGAAGAGCTCTCCCGTGCTCCTGCAGAGATCATTGGTAGGAGTTGCCATGGGACATGCTACAAGGCTACACTTGACAATGGATATGCACTGACAGTAAAGTGGCTGAAGGAGGGATTTGCTAAGAGCAAGAAGGAATTTTCTCGTGAAATAAAGAAGCTTGGAACTGTTAAACATCCCAATTTAGTGTCCATGCGAGGCTACTACTGGGGTCCTAAAGAGCATGAAAGGATCATTATATCAGACTATGTAGATTCtacttctctttcttctttcttgtcTG AGTTTGAAGAACGGAATATTCCGCCTCTATCAGTGGACCAGCGTCTGAACATTGCAATTGACATTGCGCACTGTCTAGATTACCTACATAACGAGCGAGTGATCCCACACGGCAACCTGAAGTCATCCAATGTCCTGATCCAGAACGCAAGTCCATCTGCTTTGGTTACCGACTACAGCCTTCACAGGCTCATGACTCCAATCGGCATGGCCGAACAGGTCCTCAATGCAGGGGCCCTCGGATACTCTCCACCTGAGTTTGCTAGCTCCAGTAAGCCGTGCCCTTCCCTGAAGAGTGATGTGTATGCCTTCGGTGTCATTCTACTTGAGCTGCTGACAGGGAAGATTGCTGGGGAAATCGTTTGCGTGAACGATGGTGTGGTCGACTTGACGGACTGGGTAAGGATGCTAGCAAGGGAGGAGCGCGTTTCGGAGTGCTACGACAGGCGGATCGTGGAAGCTCATGGCTCAGGTGGCGCCCCAAAGGCGCTGGAGGACATGCTGCGCATCGCCATCCGGTGCATCCGGTCTGCATCCGAAAGGCCGGAGATTCGGACAGTGTTTGAGGACCTCTCATCCCTGTCATCTTGa